In Mytilus trossulus isolate FHL-02 chromosome 14, PNRI_Mtr1.1.1.hap1, whole genome shotgun sequence, a genomic segment contains:
- the LOC134696182 gene encoding uncharacterized protein LOC134696182, whose protein sequence is MDIVCELLRRGSESNAATSDGNTALHLSSSTGHKEVVTVLLDHAADPNAKNEEGNTALHLSARNRHKEVVLVLLDHAADPNAVDADGNTPLILSAGIGHKEIVSILLDKDADPNAKNVDGYTALHYAATHLKRDIVSILVVRGAKLNSSTTDGETALDLVSYRCLPKTNRRREMKSFLKEEIQKGELLQKLRGLGFQTASDLQDLLLVSSFKSYWNRVYLVGPYSVGKSCLAKILVGEPVPESRESTDGIWICMGKAGMDVDEMKWINFEKGHAATEILTTMLMSLSSAEVSAQTRVDSTNVETKHRTLEPKQKCKHQGINVYEEPSKCSLVSAEADMSNALSHKLSERGITDKPEDLVLFRRKCMDAQQSEKNINSAFSLNVSQDKYDTDNKSEVFCTKISSNDEKKTAFRVDSSMKRLIQELPIIKERNRSSTETIKVKSGNFESEWMKDISSDMSKDKIHELMIKAVKEGKYKQKIVPIDIWDFGGQKDYHMTHQLFITSRGIFILMFNGSIGIHKPQPDLGSLPGHFGKPTVAVYLLHWVNSILTFCKRSKEGFPKIIFVATHRDMVSWVWKWRFESYRHKIEDEIQTLFKSHAGWMHLEFKPLLFINSLNPEDPEIIELQHRILEKATQHPLWGDEMPTKWIPLDLQLTRKAEEGINVITRKQLMSLNSKNESMELSEKQIETFLEVQHSIGKLLYFNVENLRDHIIISPVYLVEVLTSLVTAKQFWPKREDFPRILKNLQTTGYIDKKDIYYLWTQEEFIHILKYKEYMIDLLVHLDVIIAPRTSFELSSSPLRDVSRFLVPCMITKTNDTKYLEKFRNYNNSIVMAYKFIEEIIPPALLYRFLGSIVTMWHVKKYACTESNSEKPMLFRDLYVVETGNSHEIAVQVKGNRVVVSLVHTVNKENIIPTLASSIQECLTTSMHGVCEFYSTLSDSQTSSEHQPMPFKIEFGVFCKSDICFFHHNEIRLNSPWFCSQHSKNNEVGFLQAWFSEKEPSDHCHNNCKGLGTMTQEQCPSDKHLRRLVKELSPGKCRELAIELGLEVHEWENFETQFQHQISDDFKFVAVQSCAEKNENFTFHMLVSVLEKLKLSHHLLCKVFRDVNPVVSGIPEVTLNKPPSNNVLLDLSNHIGNSTMQLAIELDLDSSTFQQIQYKHKNKLLEQTKEILQIWSKKQQPKPTLLLLIKALHRIGKMSALRGVRF, encoded by the exons ATGGACATTGTTTGTGAGTTACTACGCAGAGGATCAGAGTCGAATGCAGCTACTTCAGAT GGCAATACAGCATTACATTTGTCATCAAGCACTGGACACAAGGAAGTGGTAACTGTCCTCCTTGACCATGCTGCAGATCCAAATGCAAAAAACGAAGAA GGCAATACAGCATTACATTTATCTGCAAGGAATAGACACAAGGAAGTAGTTTTAGTTCTCCTTGACCATGCTGCAGATCCAAACGCAGTGGATGCAGAT GGCAATACACCACTAATTTTATCAGCTGGTATAGGACACAAGGAAATCGTTTCTATTCTACTTGACAAAGATGCAGATCCAAACGCAAAAAATGTAGAC GGATACACAGCACTCCATTATGCAGCTACTCATCTTAAAAGGGATATAGTGTCAATACTTGTTGTGAGAGGAGCTAAATTAAATTCATCCACAACCGAT GGAGAAACTGCATTAGATTTGGTATCCTATCGTTGTCTTCCTAAGACCAACCGACGAAGGGAAATGAAAAGCTTTCTTAAG GAGGAAATACAGAAAG GTGAACTTCTGCAAAAGTTGAGAGGGTTAGGGTTTCAAACAGCTTCTGATTTACAAGATCTACTACTTGTTAGCTCATTTAAGAGTTACTGGAATAGGGTATATTTGGTGGGTCCATATTCTGTTGGAAAAAGTTGTTTAGCAAAAATTCTCGTTGGTGAACCAGTTCCAGAATCAAGAGAGTCCACCGATGGCATATGGATCTGCATGGGAAAAGCTGGTATGGATGTGGATGAAATGAAATGGATAAATTTTGAGAAGG GTCACGCTGCCACTGAGATACTGACGACTATGTTGATGTCACTTTCAAGTGCTGAGGTATCAGCCCAAACCCGTGTTGACAGTACAAATGTCGAAACAAAACATAGGACTCTTgaaccaaaacaaaaatgcaaacatCAAGGAATAAATGTATATGAAGAACCTTCCAAATGTTCATTAGTGAGTGCCGAGGCTGACATGTCCAATGCATTATCTCATAAGCTATCAGAGAGAGGAATTACAGATAAACCTGAAGACCTTGTTTTATTCAGACGCAAATGCATGGATGCTCAGCAATCTGAAAAGAATATAAATTCCGCTTTCTCATTAAATGTCAGTCAAGACAAATATGATACCGATAATAAATCGGAAGTTTTTTGCACTAAAATTTCTTCCAATGATGagaaaaaaactgcatttagAGTCGATTCGAGTATGAAAAGACTTATCCAAGAATTGCCTATAATTAAAGAGAGAAATCGAAGCTCCACAGAAACAATTAAGGTAAAGTCAGGAAACTTTGAAAGCGAATGGATGAAGGATATTTCTAGCGACATGTCCAAAGACAAAATACATGAGTTAATGATCAAAGCAGTGAAAGAAGGGAAATACAAACAGAAGATAGTACCAATAGATATTTGGGACTTTGGGGGACAGAAAGATTATCATATGACTCACCAATTGTTCATTACTAGCAGAGGTATCTTTATCCTGATGTTCAATGGAAGTATTGGAATACACAAACCCCAACCCGACCTTGGGTCTCTACCGGGACACTTTGGGAAACCAACAGTGGCAG TTTACCTTTTACATTGGGTGAATTCGATCTTGACGTTCTGTAAACGATCAAAAGAAGGTTTTCCTAAAATCATATTTGTTGCTACTCATAGGGACATGGTATCATGGGTATGGAAG TGGAGATTCGAATCATACAGACACAAGATTGAAGACGAAATACAAACGCTATTTAAATCGCATGCCGGCTGGATGCATTTAGAATTTAAGCCGCTACTGTTCATAAATTCCTTAAATCCTGAAGACCCAGAAATAATCGAACTACAACACCGTATTTTAGAAAAAGCGACTCAGCATCCACTATGGGGGGACGAAATGCCAACCAAATGGATTCCACTAGATCTGCAGTTGACAAGGAAAGCTGAAGAAGGTATTAATGTCATAACACGGAAGCAACTAATGTCTTTAAATTCTAAAAATGAGTCAATGGAGTTATCTGAAAAGCAAATTGAAACATTTCTGGAAGTTCAACATTCAATTGGAAAGCTTCTGTATTTCAATGTAGAAAATCTCCGTGACCATATCATTATATCACCAGTGTACTTAGTGGAAGTTTTGACGTCATTAGTGACAGCAAAACAGTTTTGGCCGAAAAGAGAGGATTTTCCTAGAATCTTGAAGAACCTGCAAACAACTGGATACATTGATAAGAAGGATATATATTACTTGTGGACACAAGAGGAGTTCATTCATATTCTGAAATACAAGGAATACATGATCGATCTGTTAGTACATTTAGATGTAATCATCGCTCCGAGAACTAGCTTTGAACTTTCCAGTAGCCCATTAAGAGATGTTTCGCGTTTTCTTGTGCCATGTATGATAAccaaaacaaacgacacaaagtATTTGGAAAAGTTTCGGAATTATAATAATTCAATTGTCATGGCCTATAAATTTATAGAAGAAATCATACCGCCGGCATTGTTATACCGATTCCTTGGCTCCATTGTTACTATGTGGCACGTAAAGAAATATGCATGTACAGAGAGTAATAGCGAAAAACCAATGCTTTTCCGTGATCTTTATGTAGTTGAAACTGGCAACAGTCACGAAATTGCTGTCCAGGTGAAAGGAAACAGAGTCGTGGTTTCACTTGTACATACAGTGAACAAGGAGAATATTATCCCAACTCTAGCTTCTTCTATTCAAGAATGTCTTACCACTTCAATGCATGGAGTTTGCGAATTTTACTCAACTTTATCTGATTCTCAAACTAGTTCAGAACATCAGCCAATGCCATTCAAAATCGAATTTGGTGTATTTTGCAAGTcagatatatgtttttttcatcacAATGAAATACGTCTAAACTCGCCGTGGTTTTGTAGTCAGCACAGCAAGAATAACGAAGTTGGATTCCTTCAAGCTTGGTTTTCTGAAAAG GAACCTTCAGATCACTGCCACAACAATTGCAAAG gACTTGGGACAATGACACAAGAACAGTGTCCATCGGACAAACACCTGAGAAGACTGGTTAAAGAGCTATCTCCGGGGAAGTGTCGAGAACTGGCAATCGAACTCGGACTAGAAGTTCATGAATGGGAAAATTTTGAAACCCAATTTCAGCATCAAATTTCAGATGATTTTAAATTCGTAGCAGTGCAGTCTTGCGCGGAAAAAAATGAGAACTTTACATTTCATATGCTTGTTAGTGTCTTGGAAAAACTAAAGCTTAGTCATCATCTTCTTTGTAAG GTTTTTAGAGATGTGAATCCAGTTGTGTCAG GTATACCAGAAGTTACTTTGAACAAACCTCCATCAAACAACGTACTTTTGGATTTGTCAAACCATATTGGAAATAGTACTATGCAACTTGCCATCGAGCTTGATCTAGATTCATCTACTTTTCAACAAATacagtataaacataaaaacaaactactGGAACAGACTAAGGAGATTCTGCAGATCTGGAGTAAGAAGCAGCAACCAAAACCAACATTGCTTTTGTTAATTAAAGCTCTGCACAGAATTGGGAAAATGAGTGCATTGAGAGGAGTGAGATTTTAA
- the LOC134696181 gene encoding 26S proteasome non-ATPase regulatory subunit 10-like → MELIEAAKSGNLDAVKICLQEGALLNYVDQSDNLTALHYASAYGHRDIVSILLDNGFNLNALTPDGWTILHIAALYGHKEIVSDLLGRGLDPNKVTRTHGVSVLHCAVENGQAEIVSELLDNDCDLHRVTDYGRTVLHWAADNGHIEIVHVLLDKDLDLLNQVDKDVSICIRVYSYFF, encoded by the exons GAGCTGATTGAGGCTGCGAAGAGTGGTAACCTAGACGCAGTGAAAATATGCCTCCAGGAAGGAGCACTGCTAAATTATGTTGACCAATCCGAT AACTTGACTGCACTTCATTATGCATCTGCTTATGGACACAGGGACATcgtttcaattttacttgaCAATGGCTTTAACTTAAATGCATTAACACCAGAT GGCTGGACAATCCTTCATATTGCTGCCTTATATGGACATAAAGAAATTGTTTCTGATCTTCTTGGTAGAGGACTTGACCCAAACAAAGTCACACGCACACAT GGCGTGTCTGTACTCCACTGTGCAGTTGAAAATGGACAAGCGGAGATTGTGTCTGAACTACTTGACAACGATTGTGATCTTCACAGAGTGACAGACTAT GGTAGAACAGTCCTTCATTGGGCAGCTGACAATGGACATATAGAAATAGTTCATGTACTGCTTGACAAAGATTTAGACTTGTTGAATCAAGTAGACAAAGATGTTAGTATATGCATAAGggtatattcatattttttttaa